A genomic stretch from Aminobacter aminovorans includes:
- a CDS encoding glycosyltransferase family 25 protein, whose product MATTGRGHDYGRDRALRIYFINLDRSPGRLDWFMAQVAGMDVLTVRVPAVDARQLPEHEFERLRRLSSGVNSMSPAEMACLLSHRKAWTLVADGEDDWAFVAEDDIHFSADAASFLRSDRWIPAGVDIVRAETDLAWAELSHKTWGEPAGHELRRLKSAQLGSAGYFVSRRAARRLLDYTERYCEPADVILYSPERGILEELVVLQLMPAFCIQDMWALNATVGGSLTSQIAQDRRHFHRSDPRSARRRGMAKLTHEFWRVGRQLATPFRMAVLATARQSVFKKVSIDLTAQSDTQRAG is encoded by the coding sequence ATGGCAACCACGGGCCGGGGGCACGATTATGGTAGAGATCGTGCTTTGAGAATCTATTTCATCAATCTCGACCGGTCGCCAGGCCGGCTCGATTGGTTCATGGCGCAGGTCGCCGGCATGGACGTTTTGACGGTACGTGTGCCGGCCGTCGATGCCAGGCAACTGCCCGAACATGAGTTCGAGCGGTTGCGCCGCCTATCATCCGGCGTCAATTCGATGTCGCCCGCCGAGATGGCCTGCCTGCTCAGCCACCGCAAGGCATGGACACTGGTGGCCGACGGCGAGGACGACTGGGCTTTCGTCGCTGAAGACGACATCCATTTCTCGGCCGATGCCGCGAGCTTTCTGAGATCCGACCGCTGGATCCCGGCGGGCGTGGATATCGTCAGGGCTGAAACGGATCTGGCTTGGGCCGAATTGTCTCACAAGACCTGGGGTGAGCCCGCCGGGCATGAGCTGCGCAGGCTGAAATCAGCGCAATTGGGATCGGCAGGCTACTTTGTATCGAGGCGTGCTGCGCGCCGTCTGCTCGATTACACCGAGCGCTACTGCGAGCCGGCCGACGTCATTCTCTACTCGCCGGAGCGTGGCATCCTTGAAGAGCTCGTGGTGCTGCAGCTGATGCCGGCATTCTGCATTCAGGACATGTGGGCGCTGAACGCCACCGTCGGTGGCTCACTGACGAGCCAGATTGCCCAGGACCGACGCCATTTTCATCGTAGCGACCCTCGTTCTGCACGGCGGCGTGGGATGGCAAAGCTCACCCATGAATTCTGGCGAGTCGGGCGGCAACTGGCGACCCCCTTCCGCATGGCCGTGCTGGCGACTGCCAGGCAGTCGGTCTTCAAAAAGGTGTCCATCGACTTGACGGCGCAATCAGACACACAGCGTGCAGGATAA
- a CDS encoding glycosyltransferase family 25 protein translates to MRIFVINLDRAPQRLERMASLFGELHLDFTRVPAVDGRDLADRKASHSRKGMYYDLGSGEIGCFLSHIECWQAAEKEEAEYNAIFEDDVHFGAGARELLADTGWIPVDADVVKLETTLVRTLVDRGSTARAGDRSVRRLRDTHPGTGAYIVSRKGARKLLELSTDFADPVDQFMFNPVSVAWNALTIYQVDPAICVQEVVVDKNGSVDALASGLKHERPVQEKARGSEKLMKEIARPLGRLAASIGATLRGQRWGKVRFR, encoded by the coding sequence ATGAGGATTTTCGTCATCAATCTGGACCGCGCACCGCAGCGCCTCGAGCGCATGGCGTCGCTGTTTGGCGAACTGCACCTCGACTTTACCAGGGTGCCGGCCGTCGACGGCCGCGATCTGGCGGACCGGAAGGCGAGTCATTCCCGGAAAGGCATGTATTACGACCTCGGCAGCGGCGAGATCGGTTGCTTTCTCAGCCACATCGAGTGCTGGCAAGCTGCCGAGAAGGAAGAAGCCGAATATAACGCGATCTTCGAGGATGACGTCCACTTCGGGGCCGGGGCGCGAGAGTTGCTTGCGGACACCGGCTGGATTCCCGTGGATGCCGACGTGGTGAAGCTCGAAACGACACTCGTGCGCACGTTGGTAGACCGGGGCAGCACCGCCCGCGCAGGCGACCGCTCGGTGCGGCGGTTGCGCGACACGCATCCGGGGACGGGTGCCTACATTGTTTCGCGCAAGGGCGCGCGCAAGCTGCTCGAACTGAGCACGGATTTCGCCGACCCGGTCGACCAGTTCATGTTCAATCCGGTCTCCGTTGCCTGGAATGCGCTGACTATCTATCAGGTCGATCCGGCGATCTGCGTACAGGAGGTGGTCGTCGACAAGAACGGCTCCGTCGATGCGCTGGCCAGCGGGCTGAAACACGAGCGGCCCGTGCAGGAAAAAGCGCGCGGCTCAGAAAAGCTGATGAAGGAGATTGCCAGGCCGCTGGGACGCCTTGCTGCTTCCATCGGGGCAACTCTCCGCGGGCAGCGATGGGGCAAGGTGCGGTTTCGTTGA
- a CDS encoding glycosyltransferase family 25 protein: MNIYLINLDRSPERLARMAAIFGGLGLDFTRIPAVDGAKLIAEGKLRQPERAGLIYQLGPGETGCFLSHRACWQAIASAEHDHAAVFEDDVHFGSGLAELLSSDAWIPSDACVVKLETTRVHTLIERKRLQAPAGRSLKRLRAAHTGTSGYIISRAAARKLFDLSKDFADPVDQFMFNPACAGWAHLTTYQLAPAICIQDMFYEAGGAAERIASTLDNERPELRNAKKKLSKPLRELIRPLQKAWWFVDSRMRGLQRLRVPFG, from the coding sequence ATGAACATCTACCTGATCAATCTGGATCGCTCGCCTGAGCGCTTGGCTCGCATGGCCGCGATCTTCGGCGGTCTTGGCCTGGACTTCACGAGGATTCCGGCCGTCGATGGCGCGAAGCTCATCGCCGAGGGCAAGCTGCGTCAGCCGGAGCGGGCAGGGCTGATCTATCAGCTCGGACCAGGGGAAACCGGCTGCTTTCTCAGCCATCGGGCGTGCTGGCAGGCGATCGCGAGCGCCGAACACGATCACGCGGCGGTCTTCGAGGACGACGTCCATTTCGGATCAGGTCTCGCCGAACTGCTGAGCAGCGACGCCTGGATACCTAGCGATGCCTGCGTGGTGAAGCTTGAGACGACCAGGGTGCATACCTTGATCGAGCGCAAGCGTCTGCAGGCGCCTGCTGGGCGGTCGCTCAAAAGATTGAGGGCGGCTCACACCGGCACCAGCGGCTACATCATCTCCAGGGCCGCAGCACGCAAGCTTTTTGACTTGAGCAAGGACTTCGCCGACCCGGTCGACCAGTTCATGTTCAATCCGGCCTGCGCCGGTTGGGCTCATCTGACGACCTACCAACTGGCACCCGCCATTTGTATCCAGGATATGTTCTATGAAGCCGGTGGTGCGGCCGAGCGGATCGCCAGTACCCTCGACAACGAACGACCCGAACTGAGAAACGCAAAGAAGAAGTTGAGCAAGCCGCTGCGCGAGCTGATCAGGCCGTTGCAGAAGGCATGGTGGTTCGTGGATTCGCGGATGCGCGGCCTGCAGCGGCTGCGGGTGCCGTTCGGCTAG
- a CDS encoding Lrp/AsnC family transcriptional regulator, whose translation MPIKADLDAIDWKILRELQDDGRMTNVELSRRVGISAPPCLRRVKRLEDEGIIQRYRALLNAPALGMDVVAFCLVGLNRQSEVDLKAFADRTRGWPIVRSAWMVSGESDFMLHCLAPDLGTFQGFVIEELTSSPNVDTVRTALTIRQVKDDGLVAI comes from the coding sequence ATGCCCATCAAGGCCGATCTCGACGCTATCGATTGGAAGATCCTGCGCGAGCTTCAGGACGACGGCCGCATGACCAACGTCGAATTATCGCGCCGCGTCGGCATTTCGGCGCCGCCCTGCCTGCGCCGCGTCAAGCGGCTGGAGGACGAAGGTATCATCCAGCGCTACCGCGCCTTGCTCAACGCCCCCGCCCTCGGCATGGACGTCGTGGCCTTCTGCCTCGTCGGCCTCAACCGCCAGTCGGAAGTCGACCTCAAGGCCTTCGCCGACCGCACCCGCGGCTGGCCGATCGTCCGCAGCGCCTGGATGGTTTCAGGCGAATCCGACTTCATGCTGCATTGCCTGGCGCCCGACCTCGGCACCTTCCAGGGCTTCGTCATTGAGGAACTGACATCCTCGCCCAATGTCGACACCGTTCGCACTGCGCTGACCATCCGCCAGGTCAAGGACGACGGCCTGGTGGCCATCTGA
- the trxB gene encoding thioredoxin-disulfide reductase, whose amino-acid sequence MTAKHAPVLIIGSGPAGYTAAIYAARAMLKPVLVAGMQQGGQLMITTDVENYPGFAEPIQGPWLMEQMRAQAEHVGTEMIHDIITEVDLDVRPFRAKGDSGTVYTADALIIATGAQAKWLGLPSEQVFQGFGVSACATCDGFFYRGKDVVVVGGGNSAVEEALYLSNLAKTVTVVHRRDHFRAERILQDRLFAKDNIKVIWDHAVEEIVGVPAQKPLPPSVDGVRLRNVHTGEITEMATHGVFVAIGHAPAVELFVGKLKQKPNGYLWTEPNSTRTNVAGVFAAGDVTDDIYRQAVTAAGLGCMAALEAEKYLAGVEVHREAAE is encoded by the coding sequence ATGACCGCCAAACATGCGCCAGTTCTCATCATCGGTTCGGGTCCCGCCGGATACACGGCGGCGATCTACGCGGCGCGCGCCATGCTGAAACCGGTGCTCGTCGCCGGCATGCAGCAGGGCGGCCAGCTGATGATCACCACCGACGTCGAAAACTATCCCGGCTTTGCTGAGCCTATCCAGGGGCCCTGGCTGATGGAGCAGATGCGGGCGCAGGCCGAGCATGTCGGCACCGAGATGATCCACGACATCATCACCGAGGTCGATCTCGACGTCAGGCCATTCCGCGCCAAGGGCGATTCCGGCACCGTCTACACCGCCGACGCGCTGATCATTGCCACCGGTGCCCAGGCCAAGTGGCTGGGCCTGCCCTCCGAGCAGGTGTTCCAGGGTTTCGGCGTTTCGGCTTGCGCCACCTGCGACGGCTTCTTCTACCGTGGCAAGGACGTGGTGGTTGTCGGCGGCGGCAATTCTGCCGTCGAGGAGGCGCTCTACCTTTCCAACCTGGCCAAGACGGTGACTGTCGTGCACCGGCGCGACCATTTCCGCGCCGAACGCATCCTGCAGGATCGGCTGTTCGCCAAGGACAACATCAAGGTGATCTGGGATCACGCCGTCGAGGAGATCGTCGGAGTGCCTGCGCAGAAGCCGCTGCCGCCATCGGTCGACGGCGTCAGGCTCAGGAACGTTCACACCGGTGAAATCACCGAGATGGCGACACATGGCGTGTTCGTGGCAATCGGCCATGCGCCAGCAGTCGAGCTGTTCGTCGGCAAGCTCAAGCAGAAGCCGAACGGCTATCTCTGGACCGAGCCGAATTCGACGCGGACAAATGTTGCGGGCGTGTTCGCCGCCGGCGACGTAACCGACGACATCTATCGCCAGGCGGTGACGGCGGCAGGTCTTGGCTGCATGGCAGCGCTTGAAGCCGAGAAGTATCTGGCGGGAGTTGAAGTGCATCGCGAAGCGGCCGAATAG
- a CDS encoding LysR family transcriptional regulator, with the protein MALDWDKLRVFHAAAEAGSFTHAAETLRLSQSAISRQVSALEHDIGVPLFHRHARGLVLTEQGEMLFRTAHDVLMKLETIKTRLTETKDRPSGVLKVTTTVGLGAGWLTERIQEFLELYPDIQIQLILANEELDLTMRQADCAIRLRQPQQPDLIQRRLFTVHFHLYASPAYVNKYGKPSSIADLKNHRIVTFGVPVPTHLSELNWLETVGDFEGGQRVPTLQINDILSIKKAVQTGAGIAMLPDYVIGKDAGLVQLLPETEVPSFDTYFAYPDAMREQAKLHVFRDFVIAKARSWAY; encoded by the coding sequence ATGGCGTTGGATTGGGATAAGTTGCGCGTGTTTCACGCCGCGGCGGAGGCTGGCTCTTTTACGCATGCGGCGGAGACGCTGAGGCTGTCGCAGTCGGCGATCTCGCGCCAGGTGAGCGCGCTCGAACACGACATCGGCGTGCCGCTGTTTCACCGGCATGCGCGTGGCCTGGTGCTGACCGAGCAGGGCGAAATGCTGTTCCGCACGGCACATGACGTGCTGATGAAGCTCGAGACGATCAAGACGCGCCTGACCGAGACCAAGGACCGGCCGTCTGGCGTCCTCAAGGTGACGACGACGGTCGGCCTCGGCGCCGGCTGGCTGACCGAGCGCATCCAGGAGTTCCTCGAGCTCTATCCCGACATCCAGATCCAGCTGATCCTCGCCAACGAGGAACTGGACCTGACCATGCGCCAGGCCGACTGTGCGATCCGCCTGCGCCAGCCACAGCAGCCCGACCTTATCCAGCGCCGGCTGTTCACCGTGCATTTCCACCTCTATGCCTCACCGGCCTATGTCAACAAATACGGCAAGCCGTCCTCGATCGCCGACCTCAAGAACCACCGTATCGTCACCTTCGGCGTGCCGGTGCCGACGCATCTGAGCGAGCTCAACTGGCTGGAAACCGTTGGCGACTTCGAAGGCGGCCAGCGCGTGCCGACGCTGCAGATCAACGACATCCTGTCGATCAAGAAGGCCGTGCAGACCGGCGCCGGCATCGCCATGCTGCCCGACTACGTCATCGGTAAGGACGCCGGGCTGGTTCAGCTGCTGCCCGAAACCGAAGTGCCCTCCTTCGACACATATTTCGCCTATCCCGATGCCATGCGCGAGCAGGCCAAGCTGCACGTCTTCCGCGACTTCGTCATCGCCAAGGCCAGGAGCTGGGCCTACTAG
- a CDS encoding ArsR/SmtB family transcription factor gives MDADDVFKALGDPTRRKLLDLLFEKNGQTLGELCANLDMARQSATQHLGILEAANLVTSVRRGREKLHFINPVPIHEVYERWVRKFEVQRLSLLHDLKKELEGE, from the coding sequence ATGGACGCCGACGACGTATTCAAGGCCTTGGGCGACCCGACCCGCAGGAAGCTGCTCGACCTTCTCTTCGAGAAGAATGGACAGACGCTTGGTGAGTTGTGCGCAAACCTCGATATGGCCCGGCAATCGGCCACCCAGCATCTCGGGATACTGGAGGCGGCCAACCTGGTCACATCGGTCCGGCGCGGCCGCGAGAAGCTGCATTTCATCAACCCCGTTCCGATCCACGAGGTCTACGAGCGGTGGGTGCGCAAGTTCGAGGTCCAGCGGCTCAGCCTGCTGCACGACCTGAAGAAAGAACTCGAAGGAGAATGA
- a CDS encoding SRPBCC family protein has product MTSQEKTTFVYVTYIVSTPDKVFEAITKPDVARRYWGHENVSDWIPGSKWEHVQANGERAVKVVGKVVETVPPSRLVVTWADPSETANPASYSRVTFDIDEYDNMVRLTVTHDELEAGSGMAKGISKGWPIVLSSLKSFLETGRPIDVFAKPKTA; this is encoded by the coding sequence ATGACCAGCCAGGAAAAGACGACCTTCGTCTACGTGACCTACATCGTCTCGACACCGGATAAGGTGTTTGAGGCAATCACCAAACCTGATGTCGCAAGGCGCTATTGGGGCCACGAAAATGTTTCCGACTGGATTCCGGGTTCGAAGTGGGAACATGTCCAGGCCAATGGCGAGCGGGCCGTCAAAGTTGTCGGCAAGGTCGTAGAGACCGTACCGCCGAGCCGCCTCGTGGTCACCTGGGCAGACCCGTCCGAGACTGCAAATCCTGCAAGCTACAGCCGGGTGACGTTCGACATCGATGAATACGACAACATGGTTCGGCTGACAGTTACCCATGACGAACTCGAAGCCGGCAGCGGCATGGCGAAAGGCATCAGCAAGGGCTGGCCGATCGTTCTGTCCAGCCTGAAATCCTTCCTCGAAACGGGCCGCCCGATCGACGTTTTCGCCAAGCCAAAAACGGCCTGA
- a CDS encoding GFA family protein has translation MTTNVYAGGCACGAIRYETTCEPIFQNHCQCLDCQKRSGTGHGSYLTFPRRAEMATTGETRSWRVTSDSGKEKVHAFCPNCGTPVFVTFAAAPEAIAVHAASLDDPGQFKPQVLTYSARGHAWDRIDPDLVSFEGMPHR, from the coding sequence ATGACGACCAATGTCTATGCCGGCGGCTGCGCCTGCGGCGCGATCCGCTATGAGACGACCTGCGAGCCGATCTTCCAAAACCACTGCCAGTGCCTGGATTGCCAGAAACGCAGCGGTACCGGGCATGGCTCGTACCTGACCTTCCCCAGGCGCGCCGAGATGGCGACCACCGGCGAAACCAGGAGCTGGCGGGTTACCAGCGACAGCGGCAAGGAAAAGGTTCATGCCTTCTGCCCCAATTGCGGCACGCCTGTCTTCGTGACATTCGCCGCCGCGCCAGAGGCGATCGCAGTCCACGCCGCCAGCCTGGACGATCCGGGCCAGTTCAAGCCGCAGGTGCTGACCTACAGTGCCCGCGGCCATGCCTGGGACAGGATAGATCCGGACCTTGTGTCCTTCGAAGGCATGCCGCACCGCTGA
- a CDS encoding methyltransferase family protein: protein MRKPFAILGSVAFFIAAPGVVAGLMPWLLSGQYGLPPAPLPLVIVGAALAAVGLGVLLHAFGRFAVEGLGTPAPIAPTDRLVVGGVYRHVRNPMYVAVLSIILGQALIFATWQLAAYAATMGAVMATFVRLYEEPVLLRQHGADYETYRQNVPGWLPRLTPWRRA, encoded by the coding sequence TTGCGAAAACCATTCGCAATCCTCGGCAGCGTCGCCTTCTTCATCGCAGCACCGGGTGTCGTCGCCGGTCTCATGCCCTGGCTGCTGAGCGGACAATATGGCCTGCCGCCCGCCCCCTTGCCGCTCGTCATTGTCGGTGCAGCCTTGGCCGCAGTCGGCCTCGGTGTGCTGCTGCATGCCTTCGGCCGTTTCGCTGTGGAAGGCCTCGGCACCCCTGCCCCGATCGCGCCGACCGACAGGCTGGTGGTCGGCGGCGTCTACCGCCATGTCCGCAATCCGATGTATGTCGCCGTGCTGTCGATCATCCTCGGCCAGGCGCTGATCTTCGCGACTTGGCAGCTTGCCGCTTATGCCGCAACCATGGGCGCTGTGATGGCAACCTTCGTCCGGCTCTACGAGGAGCCGGTGCTCCTGCGGCAGCATGGCGCCGATTACGAAACCTACCGGCAAAACGTTCCCGGCTGGCTGCCCCGGCTCACGCCCTGGCGCCGAGCCTAG
- a CDS encoding GFA family protein has translation MSKTGVAKAGADKANAAKAKVYSGGCLCGAVRFAAVGPAGKPHTCSCRMCQRHTGALTASWVEFPRDGVTWTGSGGAPSVYRSSDYSSRAFCPACGSSFGAIDDAPVVALLLGAFDKPAAIELMPKSHSFKSGRPKWWHVEAKAG, from the coding sequence ATGAGCAAGACAGGTGTGGCCAAGGCAGGCGCAGACAAGGCGAATGCTGCCAAGGCCAAGGTCTACAGCGGCGGCTGCCTGTGTGGCGCGGTTCGCTTCGCGGCCGTTGGCCCGGCCGGCAAGCCGCATACGTGCTCCTGCCGCATGTGCCAGCGCCACACCGGCGCGCTGACTGCTTCGTGGGTCGAGTTTCCACGCGACGGGGTGACGTGGACCGGATCGGGTGGCGCGCCGTCGGTCTATCGCTCGTCGGACTATTCCAGCCGCGCCTTCTGCCCGGCCTGCGGCAGCTCCTTCGGCGCGATCGACGACGCGCCTGTGGTGGCACTGCTGCTCGGCGCCTTCGACAAGCCCGCTGCGATAGAGCTCATGCCGAAGAGCCATTCGTTCAAGAGCGGTCGGCCGAAATGGTGGCATGTCGAAGCGAAGGCCGGGTAG
- the msrP gene encoding protein-methionine-sulfoxide reductase catalytic subunit MsrP, whose protein sequence is MAFIHRRPSWVIPEALATPEHVFLNRRSILAGMGLGLAAAALPRGARAEEADPTADLYPAKPNAAYKLDRALTPEEINANYNNFYEYGTYKEIAANAQQLKTRPWEVQIGGLVDKPMTLGIDDLIRKFPLETRLYRHRCVEAWSMTIPWSGFPLKALVAMASPKADANFIRFETFLDPVMAPGQNDFVYPWPYVEGVTIEEAALDLPFLVTGAYDKPLAKQFGAPLRLALPWKYGFKSIKSIRKIDFVAEQPVGLWEAIQPSEYGFWANVNPDVPHPRWSQAKERVLGTGEQVPTQLFNGYAAEVGQLYSGKDPAKLYI, encoded by the coding sequence ATGGCATTCATTCACCGCCGCCCGTCCTGGGTGATCCCGGAAGCCCTGGCTACGCCCGAACACGTCTTCCTCAACCGCCGCAGCATTCTTGCCGGCATGGGGCTGGGCCTGGCAGCGGCGGCCCTGCCCCGTGGCGCGCGCGCCGAGGAGGCGGACCCGACCGCTGATCTCTATCCGGCCAAGCCGAATGCCGCCTACAAGCTCGATCGCGCGCTGACGCCGGAAGAGATCAACGCCAACTACAACAACTTCTACGAATACGGCACCTACAAGGAGATCGCGGCGAACGCCCAGCAGCTCAAGACGCGTCCGTGGGAAGTCCAGATCGGCGGTCTGGTCGACAAGCCGATGACGCTCGGCATCGACGACCTGATCCGGAAATTCCCGCTCGAGACTCGGCTCTACCGCCACCGCTGCGTCGAGGCCTGGTCGATGACCATCCCGTGGAGCGGCTTTCCGCTGAAGGCGCTTGTCGCCATGGCGAGCCCCAAGGCAGACGCCAACTTCATCCGCTTCGAAACCTTCCTCGACCCTGTCATGGCGCCGGGCCAGAACGACTTCGTCTACCCCTGGCCCTATGTCGAGGGCGTAACCATCGAGGAGGCGGCGCTCGACCTGCCCTTCCTGGTCACCGGCGCCTATGACAAGCCGCTGGCCAAGCAGTTCGGTGCGCCGCTGCGCCTCGCCTTGCCGTGGAAGTATGGTTTCAAGTCAATCAAGTCGATCCGCAAGATCGACTTCGTCGCCGAACAGCCGGTCGGCCTGTGGGAGGCGATTCAGCCGAGCGAATATGGCTTCTGGGCGAATGTGAACCCCGACGTGCCGCACCCGCGCTGGAGCCAGGCCAAGGAGCGAGTGCTGGGCACTGGCGAACAGGTGCCGACACAACTGTTCAACGGCTATGCCGCCGAAGTCGGCCAGCTCTATTCCGGCAAGGACCCCGCCAAGCTCTATATTTGA
- a CDS encoding elongation factor G, protein MGSRAGGRRTGPKCIAIVGPFASGKTTLLEALLARTGAISKQHTVASGNTVSDHSAEAKAHAMSVEAVFATTQFMGESITFVDCPGSVEFAFEADPILAACDLAVVVAEPDEKKIPALQLIIRKLDDLGVPRILFLNKIDKAAAGVRDTLKLLQPVSRTPLLLRQIPLRKDGVVVGSIDLALERAYIYREHAESEIAEIPGDDKARELEARFAMLETLADHDDQLMEHLLEEIEPPKDEIFDDLAADLRDGAVTPVLIGSAEKGNGALRLLKAIRHDAPDIEATRKRLGITDGNAAVVQVMKTIHTSHAGKLSVSRILSGQVADGTELWLNATDTSKISGIYRMLGKDQSKLAAAMAGDTVALGKLEHAATGQTLTTAKGGIKPLFKLEPPKPVYAFALRPKERKDEVKMSAAIQRLAEEDPSLTLHHNQDSAETVLSGHGEMHLRVVRERLEGRNQIAVEGHAPAVPYRETIRKSVQQRGRHKKQSGGHGQFGDVVIEIKPLPRGAGFQFTDTIAGGVVPKQYIQSVEAGARDFLKTGPLGFPVVDIAINLSDGSYHSVDSSDMAFQMAAKIAMKEGMPNCSPVLLEPVMKVEIFTPSDATARIIALVPQRRGQILGYDARADWPGWDVVEATMPQSEIGDLIIELRSATAGAATYRAEFDHMAELTGRLADEAMQSGGKAA, encoded by the coding sequence ATGGGTAGTCGCGCCGGAGGAAGACGCACGGGACCGAAGTGCATCGCCATCGTCGGTCCCTTCGCAAGCGGTAAAACCACACTTCTCGAAGCCCTTCTCGCCCGCACGGGCGCCATTTCCAAGCAGCATACTGTCGCCTCCGGCAACACGGTCTCCGACCACTCCGCCGAGGCCAAGGCGCATGCTATGAGTGTCGAGGCGGTCTTCGCCACCACCCAGTTCATGGGCGAGAGCATCACCTTCGTCGACTGTCCCGGCTCGGTCGAGTTCGCCTTCGAGGCCGACCCAATCCTTGCCGCTTGCGACCTCGCAGTGGTCGTCGCCGAGCCCGACGAGAAGAAGATTCCCGCTCTGCAGCTGATCATCCGCAAGCTCGACGATCTCGGCGTGCCGCGCATCCTCTTCCTCAACAAGATCGACAAGGCTGCTGCTGGCGTGCGCGACACGCTGAAGCTGTTGCAGCCGGTCAGCCGTACGCCCCTGCTCTTGCGCCAGATCCCGCTGCGCAAGGACGGCGTCGTCGTCGGCTCGATCGACCTCGCGCTGGAGCGCGCCTACATCTACCGCGAACATGCAGAGAGCGAGATTGCCGAGATCCCCGGCGACGACAAGGCGCGCGAACTCGAGGCCCGCTTCGCCATGCTGGAAACCCTCGCCGACCACGACGACCAGTTGATGGAGCATCTGCTTGAGGAGATCGAACCGCCCAAGGACGAAATCTTCGATGACCTCGCCGCTGACCTGCGCGACGGCGCCGTTACCCCGGTGCTGATCGGCTCGGCTGAAAAGGGCAATGGCGCGCTGCGCCTGCTCAAGGCAATCCGCCACGACGCCCCCGACATCGAGGCGACCCGCAAACGGCTCGGTATCACCGATGGCAACGCAGCTGTCGTGCAGGTGATGAAGACAATCCACACCTCGCATGCCGGCAAGCTGTCGGTGTCGCGCATCCTGTCTGGCCAGGTCGCTGACGGCACCGAACTCTGGCTCAACGCCACCGACACGTCGAAGATCTCGGGCATCTACCGCATGCTCGGCAAGGACCAGTCAAAACTGGCGGCCGCCATGGCCGGCGACACTGTTGCGCTCGGCAAGCTCGAACATGCCGCGACCGGCCAGACGTTGACCACGGCCAAGGGCGGCATCAAGCCGCTGTTCAAGCTCGAGCCGCCCAAGCCGGTCTACGCCTTTGCGCTGCGTCCGAAGGAACGCAAGGACGAGGTCAAGATGTCGGCGGCGATCCAGCGGCTGGCCGAGGAAGATCCCTCGCTCACCTTGCACCACAATCAGGACTCTGCCGAAACCGTGCTGTCGGGCCATGGCGAGATGCATCTCAGGGTCGTGCGCGAGCGCCTCGAAGGTCGCAACCAGATCGCAGTTGAAGGCCACGCACCCGCGGTGCCCTATCGCGAGACGATCCGCAAATCGGTCCAGCAGCGCGGCCGCCACAAGAAGCAGTCTGGCGGCCACGGCCAGTTCGGCGATGTCGTCATCGAGATCAAGCCGCTGCCGCGCGGCGCCGGTTTCCAGTTCACCGACACCATCGCAGGCGGTGTCGTGCCCAAGCAGTACATTCAGTCGGTTGAAGCCGGCGCACGCGACTTCCTCAAGACAGGCCCGCTCGGCTTCCCCGTCGTCGACATCGCCATCAACCTGTCGGACGGTTCGTATCACTCGGTCGATTCTTCAGACATGGCGTTCCAGATGGCAGCCAAGATCGCGATGAAGGAAGGCATGCCGAATTGCTCGCCGGTGCTGCTGGAACCGGTCATGAAGGTCGAGATATTCACCCCGTCCGATGCCACCGCCCGCATCATCGCGCTGGTGCCTCAGCGGCGAGGCCAGATCCTCGGCTACGATGCCCGCGCCGACTGGCCCGGCTGGGACGTCGTCGAGGCGACGATGCCGCAATCGGAGATCGGTGACCTGATCATCGAGCTGCGCTCGGCAACCGCCGGTGCTGCCACCTACCGCGCCGAGTTCGACCACATGGCCGAACTCACCGGCCGCCTGGCCGACGAAGCTATGCAGTCGGGCGGCAAGGCTGCGTGA